From the Pseudomonas sp. VD-NE ins genome, the window TCGCGCCTGGGGTCTGGCCCTGCGCAAGCGGTTCTGCCGCACCTTCAATTTCGAATTGCAGGCTGCCGCCAGTGAAGACGCGATCGTCCTGTCGCTGTCCACCAGCCACAGCTTTGAACTCGACGATATCTGGCGCTACCTGCACAGCAACAGCGCCGAGCACATCCTCATTCAGGCTGTGCTTGATGCGCCGTTGTTCGGCGTGCGCTGGCGCTGGAATGCCGGGGTGGCGCTGGCGTTGCCGCGTTTCACCGGCGGGCGCAAAGTTGCCCCGCAATTGCAGCGGATGAAAAGCGAAGACCTGATCGCCAGCGTGTTTCCCGATCAGATCGCCTGCCTGGAAAACCTCGCCGGCGAGCGGGAAATTCCCGAGCACCCGCTGATCGAGCAGACACTGGACGATTGCCTGCACGAGGCGATGGACAGCGAAGGCTGGCTCAATCTGCTGCGGCGCATGGAGCGTGGTGAGGTGCGTTTGATCAGCCGCGACCTGCCGGCGCCCTCGCCGCTCGCGGCAGAAATTCTCAGCGCGCGGCCGTACACCTTTCTCGACGATGCGCCGCTGGAAGAACGTCGCACCCAAGCGGTGATCAACCGGCGCTGGAGCGATCCGCAATCCACCGATGACCTCGGTGCGCTGGATGCCGACGCGATTACCGCCGTACGTGAACAAGCGTGGCCGACACCGAACACTGTGGATGAAATGCACGAGGCGTTGATGAGCCTGGCGTGCATCAGCGAAGCGGAAGTGCAAGCGAACGAAGGCTGGCGTGCATGGCTGGAAAATCTGGCCAGCAGTGGTCGCGCCTGCCGTCTGCAGATTGATGCCGAGCATTGTTTATGGCTGGCCCGCGAACGCCTGACGTGTCTGCAAGCGCTTTATCCACAGGCCAAATGGCAAGCCGGGCTGGAGGCGCTGCCGGGATTCGATGAGGCCTGGACGTTCGATGAAGCGCTGGTCGAAGTGATCCGCGCACGCCTCGGTGCGTTCGGCCCGTTACCGTTGCCTGCCATCGCCGAACCGCTGGCGTTGCCGGCCGCTCTAGTCAATCAGGCGCTCGCCCAACTGGAGCGCGAAGGGTACGTGCTACGCGGTCAGTTCACGCCCAAGGTCAACGTTGAAGAATGGTGCGAACGGCACTTGCTCGCGCGCATTCATCGCTACACGGTCAAGCGCCTGCGCCGGGAAATCGAACCGGTCGCGCTGCAGGATTTCATGCGGTTTCTGTTCGACTGGCAGCATCTCTCGCCTTCCACACGCGGTCAGGGCAGCACCGTGTTGCCGGCGATTGTCGGCCAGTTCGAAGGCTACGCGGCGGCGGCTTCAGCGTGGGACAGCGACATTCTCCCGGCGCGGCTCAAGGATTATTCGCCGAGCTGGCTGGATGATTTGTGCCGCAACGGCAAACTGGTGTGGACACGCCTGAGCGCCCGGCAAAAGGTCAGCGGCACGGCGTTGCGCAGCACGCCGATCGTGTTGCTGCCGCGCAGCCAGGTCGGTTTGTGGAGTGCGTTGGCCGAGCAGACGCCGGTGAGCGAGCTGTCGCCGAAAACTCAAAAGGTTTTTGAAGCGCTGAGCCAGCACGGCGCGTTGTTTTTCGATGAGCTGATTCATGAAGCGCACCTGCTGCGCACCGAGCTGGAAATCGCTTTGCAGGAACTGGTCGGCGCCGGGCTGGTGAACGCCGACAGCTTCGCCGGCCTGCGCGCGTTGATCACCCCGCCGAGCAAGCGCCAACAACGCAGCAGTCGGCGTGGCCGCGGGGCGTTTGTCGGTGGGATGGATGATGCCGGGCGCTGGGCGTTGTTGCGGCGTGGCGCGGCTGTGGATAACAGCGAGACGCTGGAACATGTCGCGATGACGTTGTTGCGGCGCTATGGCGTGGTGTTCTGGCGTTTGCTGGAGCGTGAGGCGGATTGGTTGCCGAGTTGGCGCGAGTTGCTGCGCACGTTTCATCGGCTGGAAGCACGGGGCGAGATCCGTGGCGGGCGATTTGTCAGTGGGCTGGCGGGCGAGCAGTTTGCCTTGCCGGAGGCTATTCCATTATTGCGCGAAGTGCGGCGACGGCCGCATGACGGCAGTCTGGTCGCGGTGTGCGGGGTGGATCCGCTGAACCTGGCCGGGACGTTGTTGCCGGGGGTAAAAGTGCCGGCGTTGGTGAGCAATCGCTTGGTCTATCGCGATGGTTTGCCGGCGGCGGCGGAGATTGCCGGCAAGCAGCAATTTTGGCTGGAGCTGGATCAGATTGATATGGAGCAGGTGCGCAGCAAATTGATCCGGCATTGAGGGTGACTGTTCTGGCCTCATCGCTGGCAAGTCGAATCGTCGCACCGCAGCTCCCACAGGTTTTTGGGTGATGCTGGGAATAGAAGGCACACCACAAATCACTGTGGGAGCTGCGGTGCGACGATTCGACTTGCCAGCGATGGGGCCAGCACTCACACCAAATCCCGACGTTAAGTCCGCGATTCCTGCGGCACCTCAGTCGCAATCACCTCCCCCTCCTGCGGCGACCGCTTCGGCAACAAAACCTGCTGTGGATAAGTCTGCGCGAAATGCACCACCGGACTGTTATCCACAAGCTTCTTCAAACGCTGGTTGAACGCCCGGCTCACCGCATATTGCCCACCCGAGACCGTGCGGAACTGCGCCGTCAGCACCACACCGTTCAAATCCATCCTGTCCACGCCAAAAACGTCCAGCGGTCCTTGCAGGTTGTACTTGAGAAACGGGTCTTCACGAATCGAATCGCCCGTCTCGCGAATCAACTCGATGGCCTTGTCCACGTCCGTGTCATAGGTGAACTGCACCGAGAAAAACGCATAGGCAAACTGCCGCGATTGGTTGGTCACTGCTTTGATCTGACCAAACGGCACCGAGTGCACAAAACCCTTGCCGTCACGCAGACGCAGGGTACGAATGGTCAGGCCTTCAACCGTGCCGGCATGCCCGGAATCGAGCACCACCCAATCGCCAATCGACAGGGTGTCTTCGATGATGATGAACAGCCCGGTGATCACGTCCTGCACCAGTTGCTGCGAACCGAAACCGATGGCCAGACCGACCACTCCGGCACCGGCCAGCAGCGGTGCGACGTTGATC encodes:
- a CDS encoding DEAD/DEAH box helicase, encoding MNLPIPTDAALAGFHPAVSAWFSKTFPTVTAAQARAWPLIRQRRSTLIAAPTGSGKTLTAFLAVLDDLVHRGLENPDGLPDETLVVYVSPLKALSNDIRINLQNPLTGITGQLRQMNLPELQITTAVRTGDTPQKERAAMRKSAPHILVTTPESLYVLLGSESGRKMLGTTRTVIIDEIHAMAAGKRGSHLALSLERLQALCSEPLTRIGLSATQKPVEAVAQFLVGHDRPCEIIDIGHARSRDLGIEVPPVPLSAVMANDVWERVYDRLAELARQHRTTLIFVNTRRLAERLSRHLSERLGKHAVAAHHGSLAKEFRLDAEQRLKRGELQVLIATASLELGIDIGEVDLVCQIASPRSIAGFLQRVGRSGHQVGGTPKGRLFATTRDDLIECAALLDCVRRGELDTLHIPEAPLDVLAQQIIAEVSCQEWPEDALLAMFRQASPYRDLDERHYQALLSMLAEGYNGRQGIRSAYLHRDAVSRTLRGRRGAKLTAVTSGGTIPDNADYSVMLEPQGLNIGSVNEDFAVESIAGDVFQLGNTSYRILRVETGKVRVEDAHGQPPTIPFWLGEAPGRSDELSFAVARLQAQLDELLGASPGDLQPALDWLTQTLGLNRASAEQLVEYLARARQTLGALPSQDTLLMERFFDESGGTQLIIHSPFGSRINRAWGLALRKRFCRTFNFELQAAASEDAIVLSLSTSHSFELDDIWRYLHSNSAEHILIQAVLDAPLFGVRWRWNAGVALALPRFTGGRKVAPQLQRMKSEDLIASVFPDQIACLENLAGEREIPEHPLIEQTLDDCLHEAMDSEGWLNLLRRMERGEVRLISRDLPAPSPLAAEILSARPYTFLDDAPLEERRTQAVINRRWSDPQSTDDLGALDADAITAVREQAWPTPNTVDEMHEALMSLACISEAEVQANEGWRAWLENLASSGRACRLQIDAEHCLWLARERLTCLQALYPQAKWQAGLEALPGFDEAWTFDEALVEVIRARLGAFGPLPLPAIAEPLALPAALVNQALAQLEREGYVLRGQFTPKVNVEEWCERHLLARIHRYTVKRLRREIEPVALQDFMRFLFDWQHLSPSTRGQGSTVLPAIVGQFEGYAAAASAWDSDILPARLKDYSPSWLDDLCRNGKLVWTRLSARQKVSGTALRSTPIVLLPRSQVGLWSALAEQTPVSELSPKTQKVFEALSQHGALFFDELIHEAHLLRTELEIALQELVGAGLVNADSFAGLRALITPPSKRQQRSSRRGRGAFVGGMDDAGRWALLRRGAAVDNSETLEHVAMTLLRRYGVVFWRLLEREADWLPSWRELLRTFHRLEARGEIRGGRFVSGLAGEQFALPEAIPLLREVRRRPHDGSLVAVCGVDPLNLAGTLLPGVKVPALVSNRLVYRDGLPAAAEIAGKQQFWLELDQIDMEQVRSKLIRH